From one Microbacter margulisiae genomic stretch:
- the rpsG gene encoding 30S ribosomal protein S7, producing MRKAKPKKRIILPDPMFTEVMVTKFVNHLMYDGKKSVAFDIFYSSLELVKAKLPNEEKTPLDIWKKALDNITPQVEVKSRRVGGATFQVPTEIRPERKESISMKNLILYSRKRGGKSMAEKLAAEIVDAYNNQGGAFKRKEDMHRMAEANRAFAHFRF from the coding sequence ATGAGAAAAGCGAAACCAAAAAAACGGATCATTTTACCGGATCCGATGTTTACAGAAGTGATGGTTACTAAATTTGTGAATCATCTCATGTATGATGGTAAAAAGAGTGTAGCATTCGATATCTTTTACTCCTCTTTAGAGCTGGTAAAAGCAAAACTTCCCAACGAAGAAAAGACTCCGCTTGATATTTGGAAAAAGGCACTAGATAATATTACACCACAGGTTGAAGTAAAATCCCGTCGTGTAGGTGGTGCTACTTTTCAGGTTCCTACCGAAATACGTCCAGAACGTAAGGAGTCTATTTCAATGAAAAATCTTATTTTATATTCCCGCAAGCGTGGCGGAAAATCAATGGCTGAAAAACTAGCTGCTGAAATTGTTGATGCTTACAACAATCAAGGTGGTGCGTTCAAACGTAAAGAAGATATGCACAGAATGGCAGAAGCTAACCGTGCATTTGCGCATTTCAGGTTCTAA
- a CDS encoding pyridoxal phosphate-dependent aminotransferase, which yields MNNLSERLEALSPSETLAMSQRSAELKAQGIDVINLSVGEPDFNTPDHIKLAAKEAIDHNFSFYSPVPGFLGLRKAIASKLEQENHLTYKPEQILCSTGAKQSICNVLLSLVNAGDEVIVPAPYWVSYVEMVKLAEGTNVVVNTDIEHNFKMTPQQLQDAITLRTKALILCSPSNPTGSVYNKEELAALAEVLAKHPNVIIISDEIYEHINYVGKHESIAQFENVRDRVVIVNGVSKGYAMTGWRIGWIAAPQWVVAACNKLQGQYTSAPNSIAQKAAEAAYTGDQACVETMRIAFERRRDLMLDLCKEIPDVKVNNPEGAFYLFPDVSAYLGKSFQGKKLASGADLSFYLLEEAHVACVGGNAFGAPNCIRLSYAASDDLLIEAMKRIKDALLKLN from the coding sequence ATGAACAACTTGTCAGAACGGCTTGAAGCTTTATCTCCATCCGAAACGTTAGCTATGTCACAACGTAGTGCCGAATTAAAGGCTCAGGGTATTGACGTGATTAATTTAAGTGTCGGTGAACCCGACTTTAATACCCCGGATCACATAAAATTAGCTGCTAAAGAAGCTATTGATCACAATTTTTCTTTTTATTCTCCAGTACCTGGTTTTCTGGGACTGCGCAAAGCAATTGCATCTAAACTGGAGCAAGAGAATCATTTAACATACAAACCGGAGCAAATTCTTTGTTCTACAGGAGCTAAACAATCGATCTGTAACGTGTTGCTCAGTTTGGTTAATGCCGGTGATGAAGTTATTGTACCAGCTCCGTATTGGGTTAGTTATGTCGAGATGGTCAAATTAGCGGAAGGTACAAATGTTGTGGTAAATACTGATATTGAGCATAATTTTAAAATGACACCTCAACAGTTGCAAGATGCCATCACTCTCCGTACTAAGGCGTTGATTTTGTGCTCTCCATCTAATCCTACAGGTAGCGTTTATAATAAAGAAGAACTTGCAGCTTTGGCAGAAGTATTGGCAAAACACCCGAATGTTATCATTATATCAGATGAAATTTATGAGCATATTAATTATGTAGGAAAACATGAAAGCATTGCTCAATTTGAGAACGTACGTGATCGCGTAGTTATTGTAAATGGAGTTTCAAAGGGTTATGCTATGACCGGCTGGCGTATTGGTTGGATTGCTGCTCCTCAGTGGGTGGTTGCTGCTTGTAATAAATTGCAAGGACAATACACCTCAGCTCCTAATTCCATTGCCCAAAAGGCTGCTGAAGCTGCTTACACCGGAGATCAGGCTTGTGTGGAAACCATGCGCATAGCGTTTGAACGTCGTCGCGATCTGATGCTGGATTTATGTAAAGAAATTCCGGACGTGAAGGTCAATAATCCAGAAGGAGCTTTTTATCTTTTTCCAGATGTAAGCGCTTATTTAGGGAAAAGTTTTCAAGGCAAGAAACTTGCTTCGGGTGCTGATTTATCATTTTATTTATTAGAAGAGGCACATGTTGCCTGTGTTGGTGGAAATGCTTTTGGGGCTCCTAATTGTATTCGTCTCTCGTATGCTGCTTCTGATGATTTGTTGATAGAAGCCATGAAACGGATAAAAGATGCTTTGCTGAAACTCAATTGA
- a CDS encoding DUF4372 domain-containing protein translates to MHKERYVFAQLASFLDRNKFSYIVRKFDGDKYVKHFTCWNQLLALMFGQLSNRESLRDLIVALDAHHSKSYHLGFGKNVSKSSLARANQDRDYHIFEEYAYYLITQTREKRVSDIFQLGGNVYAFDSTTIDLRLSVFWWAKFRKKKGGIKVHTLYDVETQVQLSFILPRRRYMTQRQ, encoded by the coding sequence ATGCATAAGGAAAGATACGTTTTCGCCCAGCTAGCCTCTTTCTTGGATCGGAATAAGTTCAGCTACATTGTTCGCAAGTTCGATGGTGACAAATATGTAAAGCATTTCACATGCTGGAATCAATTACTTGCTCTGATGTTCGGACAACTGTCCAACCGAGAAAGTTTACGAGATTTGATTGTTGCACTTGATGCTCATCACTCCAAATCTTATCATTTGGGTTTTGGCAAAAATGTTTCAAAATCATCTCTGGCAAGAGCCAATCAAGACAGAGATTATCACATTTTTGAAGAGTATGCTTACTACCTGATAACCCAAACCAGAGAGAAACGAGTTTCTGATATCTTCCAACTTGGTGGTAATGTCTACGCTTTCGATTCAACAACGATTGACTTGCGCCTTTCCGTATTCTGGTGGGCGAAGTTTCGCAAGAAAAAAGGCGGAATCAAAGTGCATACATTGTATGATGTAGAAACACAGGTCCAGCTTTCTTTCATATTACCGAGGCGTCGGTACATGACTCAAAGGCAATGA
- a CDS encoding alpha-glucuronidase produces the protein MKNQIISLLVLICVPLLLHAEDGHNLWLRGKSTASVNVVCSKHSATIDIAEQELHQEWQGKANATVVLTIKPNKFIKGDGYMLSDDGVQANTDLGILYGVFALLRHQQTGNPIRDVIISNPSYERRILDHWDNLDGTIERGYAGRSIFWHDGKDSLAVTEKDKKLWQAYARANASIGINGAVLDNVNASPLILTTAYLNRVKAIAAVLRPYGIRTYLSVNFASPIVIGGLKTADPLNPEVQKWWKDKAREIYGLIPDFGGFLVKANSEGQPGPQNYGRTHADGANVMADALRPFGGIVMWRAFVYSANDKDRAKQAYSEFMPLDGKFRDNVIIQVKNGPIDFQPREPFSPLFGAMKQTSVMSELEITQEYLGQAIHLVFLAPMWKEFLKSDTYQEGKGSTVARCTDGTIFSQKYTAIAGVSNIGSDTNWCGHPFAQANWYAFGRLAWNDQLSSDQIADEWLKLTFMPTASEDKTKSTVLPIVWDIKFLKPVKQMMLESREAAVNYMMPLGLHCLFAPENHYGPGPWWAPKYVRKDWTAPYYHQADTAGIGFDRTENGSDAVSQYHEPLRSLFNDVNTCPEIYLLWFHHLPWTYKLKSGRTLWDALCYHYQEGLDQVREFQKTWDRVQPYVDSERFYVVQSKLRQQCENAQVWKDACLLYFQQFSRMPIPYDIERPVHNLNDLKNDMGRSR, from the coding sequence ATGAAGAATCAAATTATTAGCCTTTTAGTATTGATATGTGTGCCTTTGCTTTTGCACGCTGAGGATGGTCACAATCTTTGGCTTCGAGGGAAAAGTACGGCGTCAGTTAATGTAGTTTGTTCTAAACATTCAGCTACAATTGATATTGCAGAACAGGAATTGCATCAGGAGTGGCAAGGAAAGGCGAATGCTACGGTCGTTCTGACCATTAAACCAAACAAATTCATTAAAGGAGACGGATACATGCTGAGTGATGATGGTGTCCAGGCAAATACCGATTTAGGTATTCTTTATGGCGTTTTTGCACTTCTTCGTCATCAGCAAACCGGCAATCCTATCCGGGATGTGATCATAAGTAATCCATCCTATGAGCGCCGCATATTGGATCATTGGGATAATTTGGACGGAACTATTGAACGGGGATATGCCGGACGTTCTATATTTTGGCATGATGGGAAAGATTCTTTAGCCGTCACAGAGAAGGACAAAAAATTATGGCAGGCATATGCCCGTGCCAATGCTTCGATTGGAATCAATGGCGCTGTGCTTGATAATGTGAATGCTTCTCCTTTGATTCTGACTACAGCATACTTGAACAGGGTAAAAGCCATTGCTGCCGTTTTACGGCCTTACGGCATCAGAACTTATCTCTCCGTAAATTTTGCATCTCCTATTGTAATTGGTGGATTGAAAACGGCTGATCCCCTGAATCCTGAAGTACAGAAATGGTGGAAAGACAAGGCTAGGGAAATTTATGGTCTGATTCCTGATTTTGGTGGTTTTCTTGTTAAAGCAAATAGCGAGGGACAACCTGGCCCACAAAATTATGGGCGTACCCATGCCGACGGAGCCAATGTGATGGCTGATGCTTTACGCCCATTTGGCGGCATAGTGATGTGGCGTGCTTTTGTTTATAGTGCCAACGATAAAGACCGGGCCAAACAGGCATATTCGGAATTTATGCCTCTGGATGGTAAGTTTCGCGATAATGTAATTATTCAGGTAAAGAATGGACCCATTGACTTTCAGCCTCGCGAACCTTTCAGCCCGTTGTTTGGAGCCATGAAACAAACCTCTGTTATGTCGGAGCTTGAAATAACGCAGGAATATCTCGGACAGGCCATTCATCTGGTGTTTTTAGCCCCCATGTGGAAAGAGTTTTTGAAAAGTGACACCTATCAGGAAGGTAAAGGAAGTACCGTTGCCCGTTGTACGGATGGAACTATTTTTTCACAGAAATATACGGCGATTGCCGGTGTGTCTAATATAGGTTCGGATACCAATTGGTGCGGTCATCCTTTTGCCCAGGCAAACTGGTATGCCTTTGGCCGGCTGGCATGGAATGACCAATTGTCAAGCGATCAGATTGCTGACGAATGGTTGAAACTTACCTTTATGCCTACAGCATCGGAGGATAAAACCAAATCGACTGTCCTTCCCATTGTATGGGATATCAAATTCCTCAAACCGGTAAAACAAATGATGCTGGAAAGCCGGGAGGCGGCAGTGAATTACATGATGCCTCTGGGATTACATTGTCTTTTTGCACCGGAAAATCATTACGGTCCGGGCCCCTGGTGGGCTCCAAAATATGTTAGGAAGGATTGGACTGCACCTTACTATCATCAAGCAGATACTGCGGGTATCGGCTTTGATCGTACGGAAAACGGCAGCGATGCAGTAAGCCAATACCATGAGCCTCTTCGTTCCCTGTTTAACGATGTGAATACCTGTCCTGAAATTTATCTGTTGTGGTTCCATCATCTTCCATGGACGTATAAATTGAAAAGTGGCCGTACGTTATGGGATGCGTTGTGCTACCATTATCAGGAAGGATTGGATCAGGTGCGTGAATTCCAGAAAACATGGGACAGGGTTCAACCTTATGTAGATTCAGAAAGATTTTATGTTGTCCAAAGCAAGCTGCGTCAACAATGCGAGAATGCTCAGGTTTGGAAAGATGCTTGTTTGCTCTATTTCCAGCAGTTCAGCCGGATGCCGATCCCTTATGATATAGAACGACCGGTACATAATCTGAATGATCTGAAAAATGATATGGGAAGGAGTCGATGA
- a CDS encoding alpha-L-arabinofuranosidase C-terminal domain-containing protein: MKTKLLLLAFALPLAMSAQMARITVDTARVIGPIDPNIYGVFMEPIGFSGHGANANQRPVNTMYGTLYDPGSSFANKDGFDTRYIDAAKELQITNMRWPGGNYTADYHWKDGIGPKDKRPVLKELAWGFNDNNQVGTDEWIELNKAIGTENIMCINAGTGTLDEAAHWVEYCNLEPGSYYPDLRAKYGHPKPYGVKYWDLGNEVDGEPWIIGHKDAEDYIKFATEAAKIMKDVDDSLSFIISGSAYYAPDGKWVDWNRKVITGLRNIASYVSIHGYWDNSPNYYTYMGQGAMDIERKITTTADIISVIRSKYMMTKPIYIAFDEWAPFGKGLLPTLAMAQYFNSFIRHADVVKMSNYTMLTSILARSENGQLFKTPSFYTFKLFSNNCRGTSLNALVKCDTFSTGGYYKDIPYLDVTCVYNKNSGSLIFNVVNRHKEKPVSTELVSHSGNFAGEASVTEIDSHDLEAPYTFDKRDQYIPVTKKLKTKGNEFSYTFPAHSFTQIIVKLD; encoded by the coding sequence ATGAAAACTAAATTGTTATTACTTGCTTTTGCTTTGCCATTGGCGATGTCTGCTCAAATGGCACGGATAACGGTTGATACGGCCCGGGTTATCGGCCCGATCGATCCTAATATTTACGGCGTTTTCATGGAACCAATTGGCTTTAGCGGCCATGGAGCGAATGCAAATCAACGCCCAGTGAATACCATGTATGGAACCCTGTATGATCCCGGCTCTTCGTTTGCAAACAAGGATGGTTTTGATACGCGTTATATTGACGCAGCAAAGGAGTTGCAAATAACAAATATGCGTTGGCCGGGAGGGAATTATACGGCTGATTATCATTGGAAAGATGGTATTGGTCCTAAGGATAAACGTCCTGTACTTAAAGAACTTGCCTGGGGATTTAATGATAATAATCAGGTGGGCACTGATGAATGGATCGAATTGAATAAAGCTATTGGCACGGAGAATATCATGTGTATTAACGCCGGGACAGGTACGCTCGATGAAGCAGCGCATTGGGTAGAATATTGTAATTTGGAGCCGGGGAGTTATTATCCTGACCTTCGAGCCAAATACGGGCATCCGAAACCATACGGGGTAAAATATTGGGATCTCGGTAATGAGGTAGATGGTGAGCCGTGGATCATAGGTCATAAAGATGCGGAAGATTATATCAAGTTTGCTACGGAAGCTGCCAAGATTATGAAAGATGTAGATGATAGTTTGTCGTTTATTATTAGCGGATCGGCCTATTATGCTCCTGATGGAAAATGGGTGGATTGGAACCGGAAGGTGATCACGGGATTGAGAAATATTGCCAGTTATGTCTCTATTCATGGTTATTGGGATAATTCTCCCAACTATTATACCTATATGGGACAAGGGGCAATGGATATAGAACGAAAGATAACCACGACAGCTGATATTATCTCGGTTATCCGGTCAAAATATATGATGACAAAGCCGATTTATATTGCTTTCGATGAATGGGCTCCTTTTGGAAAAGGACTACTCCCCACACTTGCAATGGCGCAATACTTCAATTCATTTATCCGGCATGCCGACGTCGTTAAAATGAGCAATTATACGATGTTGACTTCTATTTTAGCACGAAGCGAAAATGGACAACTCTTCAAAACGCCCAGCTTTTATACTTTCAAATTGTTTTCCAATAATTGTAGAGGAACCTCTTTGAATGCTTTGGTAAAGTGTGACACATTCAGTACGGGTGGCTATTACAAGGATATTCCCTATTTGGATGTCACCTGTGTTTATAACAAAAATTCCGGCTCATTGATATTCAATGTCGTGAACCGTCATAAAGAAAAACCAGTCTCAACAGAGCTTGTAAGTCATTCGGGTAATTTTGCGGGCGAAGCCTCTGTGACCGAAATTGACAGTCATGATCTTGAAGCCCCGTATACTTTTGATAAGCGGGATCAATATATTCCGGTTACAAAAAAGTTAAAAACCAAAGGGAACGAGTTTAGTTATACCTTTCCGGCTCACTCGTTTACACAGATAATCGTGAAACTTGACTGA
- the rpsL gene encoding 30S ribosomal protein S12, which translates to MPTIQQLVRKGRATLGDKSKAPALDSCPQRRGVCVRVYTTTPKKPNSAMRKVARVRLTNQKEVNAYIPGEGHNLQEHSIVLVRGGRVKDLPGVRYHIVRGTLDAAGVNGRLQRRSKYGAKRPKPGQAAKGAPVKGGKK; encoded by the coding sequence ATGCCTACAATTCAGCAATTAGTTAGAAAAGGAAGGGCTACGTTGGGTGATAAAAGTAAAGCTCCGGCGTTAGATTCTTGCCCGCAAAGACGTGGCGTTTGTGTACGTGTTTACACGACGACTCCTAAAAAGCCAAATTCTGCCATGCGTAAGGTTGCTCGTGTGCGGTTGACCAATCAAAAAGAGGTGAATGCATATATTCCGGGTGAAGGTCATAATTTACAGGAACACAGCATTGTACTGGTGCGCGGAGGTCGTGTGAAAGATTTACCTGGTGTTCGTTATCACATTGTGAGAGGAACTTTGGATGCTGCCGGTGTGAATGGTCGCCTTCAACGTCGTTCAAAATATGGCGCTAAACGTCCAAAACCTGGGCAAGCTGCAAAAGGAGCTCCTGTAAAAGGAGGCAAAAAATAA
- the fusA gene encoding elongation factor G translates to MAKQDLNYTRNIGIMAHIDAGKTTTSERILYYTGLTHKIGEVHDGAATMDWMEQEQERGITITSAATTTFWNYQNNNYKINLIDTPGHVDFTVEVERSLRILDGAVATFCAVGGVEPQSETVWRQADKYNVPRIGYVNKMDRSGADFYEVVRQVKDVLGANPCPIQIPIGAEEKFKGCIDLIQMKAIYWHDESMGADYSLEPIPADLQAEAETWRDKMLEKIAECDDLVMQKFFDDPASISEDEIKQAIRKGTIAMQINPMICGSSFKNKGVQPLLDAVCAYLPSPLDTESIEGTDPSDPDHKIIRKPDESEPLTALAFKIATDPYVGRLCFFRVYSGKLDAGSYVYNSRSDKKERISRLFQMHSNKQNPKEFISAGDIGAGVGFKDIRTGDTLCDESHPIVLESMDFPEPVIGIAVEPKTQKDMDKLGMGLSKLAEEDPTFRVKTNEDTGQTVIEGMGELHLEIIIDRLRREFKVECNQGRPQVSYKEAITKTVELREVYKKQTGGRGKFADIIVKVGPIDEGFEGNLQFVDEVKGGNIPKEYIPAIQKGFAAAMKNGVLAGFPLDSLKVTVIDGSFHPVDSDQLSFEICAQIAYKSACAKANPVLLEPIMKIEVVTPEENMGDVIGDLNKRRGQVEGMESSRTGARIVKAKVPLAEMFGYVTSLRTISSGRATSSMEFSHYAEVSSAIAKTVVAEAKGRVDLL, encoded by the coding sequence ATGGCAAAACAAGACTTAAATTATACACGCAATATTGGCATCATGGCTCATATTGATGCCGGTAAAACGACAACGTCTGAGCGAATATTGTACTATACCGGATTGACTCACAAAATTGGTGAAGTGCATGACGGAGCTGCTACAATGGACTGGATGGAGCAAGAACAGGAAAGGGGTATTACCATTACTTCTGCTGCTACAACCACGTTTTGGAATTACCAGAATAATAATTATAAAATTAATCTGATTGACACTCCGGGGCACGTGGATTTTACTGTTGAAGTAGAACGTTCTTTGCGGATACTGGATGGTGCTGTTGCTACATTTTGTGCAGTAGGTGGAGTAGAGCCTCAATCGGAAACTGTTTGGAGACAGGCTGATAAATATAATGTTCCTCGTATCGGATATGTAAATAAAATGGACCGTTCAGGAGCCGATTTTTATGAAGTAGTACGTCAGGTAAAAGATGTTTTAGGCGCAAATCCATGTCCGATTCAGATCCCAATCGGTGCCGAAGAAAAATTCAAAGGTTGTATTGATTTGATTCAGATGAAAGCTATTTATTGGCATGATGAAAGTATGGGGGCAGATTATTCTCTAGAACCTATTCCTGCTGATTTACAAGCTGAGGCTGAAACATGGCGCGATAAAATGCTTGAAAAAATAGCTGAGTGTGATGATCTCGTGATGCAAAAATTCTTTGATGATCCGGCATCTATCTCAGAAGACGAAATCAAGCAAGCTATTCGTAAAGGAACTATTGCTATGCAGATTAATCCTATGATTTGTGGTTCTTCTTTTAAAAATAAAGGAGTACAACCACTCTTGGATGCTGTTTGTGCATATTTGCCAAGCCCATTGGATACTGAGTCAATCGAAGGAACTGATCCGTCTGACCCAGATCATAAAATTATTCGTAAGCCGGACGAAAGCGAACCTCTAACAGCATTAGCATTTAAAATTGCTACTGATCCTTATGTTGGCCGTCTTTGCTTTTTCCGTGTCTATTCAGGTAAATTAGATGCTGGTTCTTATGTTTACAACTCTCGTTCTGACAAAAAGGAGCGCATCTCCCGTTTGTTCCAAATGCATTCCAATAAACAGAATCCTAAGGAGTTTATCAGCGCAGGAGATATTGGCGCAGGCGTAGGATTTAAGGATATTCGGACAGGAGATACACTGTGTGATGAAAGCCATCCCATAGTACTTGAATCTATGGATTTTCCAGAACCGGTGATTGGCATCGCAGTTGAGCCTAAAACTCAAAAAGATATGGATAAACTTGGAATGGGATTATCCAAATTAGCAGAAGAAGATCCAACTTTCCGTGTGAAAACCAACGAAGATACAGGTCAGACTGTTATTGAAGGAATGGGTGAGTTGCATCTTGAAATTATTATCGATCGTTTACGCCGTGAATTTAAAGTAGAATGTAATCAGGGGCGTCCTCAGGTTTCCTATAAAGAAGCTATTACCAAAACTGTTGAGCTTCGTGAAGTTTACAAAAAACAAACCGGTGGTCGTGGAAAATTTGCAGACATTATTGTAAAAGTTGGTCCGATTGATGAAGGATTTGAAGGCAATTTGCAATTTGTTGATGAGGTTAAAGGTGGTAACATTCCTAAAGAATATATTCCGGCTATTCAAAAGGGTTTTGCTGCTGCTATGAAAAATGGTGTTTTGGCAGGATTTCCTCTTGATTCTCTGAAGGTGACAGTTATCGATGGTTCATTCCATCCCGTAGACTCCGATCAGCTATCATTTGAAATTTGTGCACAAATTGCTTATAAAAGTGCATGTGCTAAGGCAAATCCAGTATTGCTCGAGCCTATTATGAAAATCGAAGTGGTTACTCCTGAAGAAAATATGGGTGATGTCATTGGCGATTTGAATAAGCGTCGCGGCCAGGTAGAAGGAATGGAATCAAGCAGAACCGGTGCTCGTATCGTGAAAGCTAAAGTGCCTTTAGCAGAGATGTTCGGCTATGTTACTTCATTGCGTACAATTAGCTCTGGACGGGCAACTTCATCTATGGAGTTTTCTCATTATGCAGAAGTATCCAGTGCTATTGCAAAGACAGTGGTAGCTGAAGCAAAAGGACGAGTAGATTTATTATAA
- a CDS encoding family 43 glycosylhydrolase, whose amino-acid sequence MRKYSLHALLVVMWVTLGTGNLFAQNPIIMDQFTADPSARVFDGKVYLYPSHDILAKPGEGRPGWFCMKDYHVFSSGNLTDWKDDGVILSQNRVKWVDSTSYSMWAPDCVFRNGKYYFYFPAPAKNLAYGRGFSIGVAISAKPYGPFAPQPEPIKDVHGIDPCVLITKGEQAYLYWAQGAIYVAKLKKNMLELATKPYVIQGLPDKGLIEGPFIFERKGIYYLTYPHVQDKTERLEYAMADNPMGPFKVVGVLMDATPDCWTNQSSVVKFQGQWYLFYHHNDLSPHFDKNRSVRIDSLFFNPDGTIKKVIPTLRGVGITDATRKIQIDRYSRKSEQGASIAFLDSLHPYEGWKTMLNTSNAWIQYNKVDFGYHKLRWANVRVLSKAGGVLQIRLDQRNGPVIARIKIPVTNTWTVLHSSLLTFHSGIHNLVVQLMDDNNVAIDWVSFQ is encoded by the coding sequence ATGCGAAAATATAGTTTACATGCGCTTTTAGTCGTTATGTGGGTAACATTGGGAACGGGCAATTTGTTTGCTCAAAATCCTATTATCATGGATCAGTTTACGGCTGATCCGTCGGCAAGGGTTTTTGATGGGAAAGTTTACCTTTATCCTTCACATGATATCTTGGCTAAACCGGGGGAAGGAAGACCTGGTTGGTTTTGTATGAAAGACTATCATGTGTTTTCTTCGGGAAATCTTACCGATTGGAAAGATGATGGGGTTATCCTGAGCCAGAATAGAGTCAAATGGGTTGATTCCACATCGTACAGTATGTGGGCGCCTGATTGTGTTTTCAGAAACGGTAAATACTATTTTTACTTCCCGGCTCCGGCAAAGAATTTAGCTTATGGAAGAGGATTCTCAATAGGAGTAGCCATCTCAGCCAAGCCATACGGTCCTTTTGCTCCCCAACCTGAACCTATAAAAGATGTACATGGAATTGATCCTTGTGTTCTGATTACCAAAGGTGAGCAGGCATACTTGTATTGGGCACAGGGTGCAATTTATGTGGCAAAGCTGAAGAAAAACATGCTTGAGCTTGCTACTAAACCTTATGTGATTCAGGGACTCCCTGATAAAGGTCTCATAGAGGGTCCTTTTATCTTTGAACGTAAAGGAATTTATTATTTAACTTATCCCCATGTGCAGGATAAAACCGAAAGGCTCGAATATGCTATGGCAGATAATCCCATGGGGCCTTTTAAGGTTGTAGGAGTCTTAATGGATGCAACACCCGATTGCTGGACGAATCAAAGTTCAGTCGTCAAGTTTCAAGGGCAATGGTATTTGTTTTATCATCATAATGATTTATCTCCTCATTTTGATAAAAACAGATCTGTCAGGATCGATAGCCTGTTTTTCAATCCGGATGGTACCATTAAAAAAGTGATACCTACATTGCGCGGAGTAGGAATAACCGATGCTACCCGGAAGATACAGATTGACAGGTATAGTCGTAAAAGCGAACAAGGCGCATCCATCGCTTTTCTTGATTCCCTGCATCCGTACGAAGGATGGAAAACGATGCTCAATACTTCGAATGCTTGGATACAGTACAATAAAGTTGATTTTGGATATCATAAACTCAGATGGGCTAATGTAAGGGTTTTATCCAAAGCAGGAGGTGTTTTGCAAATAAGGTTGGATCAGAGAAACGGGCCGGTCATTGCACGGATAAAAATACCTGTGACCAATACATGGACTGTCCTCCATTCTTCTTTATTAACTTTCCATTCAGGCATACATAATTTGGTTGTACAGCTTATGGACGATAATAATGTTGCAATAGATTGGGTGAGTTTTCAGTAA